One genomic window of Arvicola amphibius chromosome 4, mArvAmp1.2, whole genome shotgun sequence includes the following:
- the Hmox2 gene encoding heme oxygenase 2 isoform X1 — MESLALFNKDQSEEGFTSYSATMSSEVETSEGVDESEKKNSVAPEKENHTKLADLSELLKEGTKEAHDRAENTQFVKDFLKGNIRKELFKLATTALYFTYSALEEEMDRNKDHPAFAPLYFPTELHRKEALIKDMEYFFGENWEEQVKCSEAAQKYVERIHYVGQNEPELLVAHAYTRYMGDLSGGQVLKKVAQRALKLPSTGEGTQFYLFEHVDNAQQFKQFYRARMNALDLNLKTKERIVEEANKAFEYNMQIFSELDQAGSMLARETQEDGLPMHDGKGDIRKCPFYAAQPDKGTLEGSSCPFRTAMAVLRKPSLQFILAASVALAAGLLAWYYM; from the exons ATGGAAAGTCTTGCATTGTTTAATAAG GACCAGAGTGAGGAGGGCTTCACCAGCTACTCAGCAACAATGTCTTCAGAAGTGGAGACCTCAGAGGGGGTAGACGAGTCAGAGAAAAAGAACTCTGTGGCCCCAGAGAAGGAAAACCATACCAA ACTGGCAGACCTCTCTGAGCTCCTGAAGGAAGGGACCAAGGAAGCACATGACCGGGCAGAAAATACCCAGTTTGTCAAAGACTTCTTGAAAGGAAACATTAGGAAGGAGCTATTTAAG CTGGCCACTACTGCACTTTATTTCACATACTCAGCCCTTGAGGAGGAAATGGACCGAAACAAAGACCACCCAGCCTTCGCCCCCTTGTATTTCCCCACGGAGCTACACCGGAAGGAAGCACTGATTAAGGACATGGAGTATTTCTTTGGTGAAAACTGGGAGGAGCAGGTGAAGTGCTCTGAGGCTGCCCAGAAGTATGTGGAGCGGATCCACTATGTAGGGCAGAACGAGCCAGAGctgctggtggcacatgcttatactCGTTACATGGGGGACCTTTCAGGAGGCCAGGTGCTCAAGAAGGTGGCCCAGCGGGCACTGaaactccccagcactggggaagggacCCAGTTCTACCTGTTTGAGCATGTGGACAATGCCCAGCAATTCAAGCAGTTCTACCGAGCCAGAATGAATGCCCTGGACCTGAATTTAAAGACCAAAGAGAGGATCGTGGAGGAGGCCAACAAAGCCTTTGAATATAATATGCAG ATATTCAGTGAactggaccaggctggctccatGCTGGCAAGAGAAACTCAGGAGGATGGACTCCCCATGCATGATGGGAAGGGAGATATACGTAAATGCCCCTTTTATGCTGCTCAGCCAGACAAAG GTACCCTGGAAGGGAGCAGCTGCCCTTTCCGGACAGCCATGGCTGTGCTGAGGAAGCCTAGCCTCCAGTTCATTCTAGCTGCCAGTGTGGCCCTGGCTGCTGGACTCCTGGCCTGGTACTACATGTGA
- the Hmox2 gene encoding heme oxygenase 2 isoform X2, with translation MSSEVETSEGVDESEKKNSVAPEKENHTKLADLSELLKEGTKEAHDRAENTQFVKDFLKGNIRKELFKLATTALYFTYSALEEEMDRNKDHPAFAPLYFPTELHRKEALIKDMEYFFGENWEEQVKCSEAAQKYVERIHYVGQNEPELLVAHAYTRYMGDLSGGQVLKKVAQRALKLPSTGEGTQFYLFEHVDNAQQFKQFYRARMNALDLNLKTKERIVEEANKAFEYNMQIFSELDQAGSMLARETQEDGLPMHDGKGDIRKCPFYAAQPDKGTLEGSSCPFRTAMAVLRKPSLQFILAASVALAAGLLAWYYM, from the exons ATGTCTTCAGAAGTGGAGACCTCAGAGGGGGTAGACGAGTCAGAGAAAAAGAACTCTGTGGCCCCAGAGAAGGAAAACCATACCAA ACTGGCAGACCTCTCTGAGCTCCTGAAGGAAGGGACCAAGGAAGCACATGACCGGGCAGAAAATACCCAGTTTGTCAAAGACTTCTTGAAAGGAAACATTAGGAAGGAGCTATTTAAG CTGGCCACTACTGCACTTTATTTCACATACTCAGCCCTTGAGGAGGAAATGGACCGAAACAAAGACCACCCAGCCTTCGCCCCCTTGTATTTCCCCACGGAGCTACACCGGAAGGAAGCACTGATTAAGGACATGGAGTATTTCTTTGGTGAAAACTGGGAGGAGCAGGTGAAGTGCTCTGAGGCTGCCCAGAAGTATGTGGAGCGGATCCACTATGTAGGGCAGAACGAGCCAGAGctgctggtggcacatgcttatactCGTTACATGGGGGACCTTTCAGGAGGCCAGGTGCTCAAGAAGGTGGCCCAGCGGGCACTGaaactccccagcactggggaagggacCCAGTTCTACCTGTTTGAGCATGTGGACAATGCCCAGCAATTCAAGCAGTTCTACCGAGCCAGAATGAATGCCCTGGACCTGAATTTAAAGACCAAAGAGAGGATCGTGGAGGAGGCCAACAAAGCCTTTGAATATAATATGCAG ATATTCAGTGAactggaccaggctggctccatGCTGGCAAGAGAAACTCAGGAGGATGGACTCCCCATGCATGATGGGAAGGGAGATATACGTAAATGCCCCTTTTATGCTGCTCAGCCAGACAAAG GTACCCTGGAAGGGAGCAGCTGCCCTTTCCGGACAGCCATGGCTGTGCTGAGGAAGCCTAGCCTCCAGTTCATTCTAGCTGCCAGTGTGGCCCTGGCTGCTGGACTCCTGGCCTGGTACTACATGTGA
- the Cdip1 gene encoding cell death-inducing p53-target protein 1, whose amino-acid sequence MSNEPPPPYPGGPTAPLLEEKSGAPPTPGRTSPAVMQPPPGMPLPSADIAPPPYEPPGHPMPQPGFVPPHMNADGTYMPAGFYPPPGPHPPMGYYPPGPYPPGPYPGPGGHTATVLVPSGAATTVTVLQGEIFEGAPVQTVCPHCQQAITTKISYEIGLMNFVLGFFCCFMGCDLGCCLIPCLINDFKDVTHTCPSCKAYIYTYKRLC is encoded by the exons ATGTCTAATGAGCCACCCCCTCCTTATCCTGGAGGCCCTACAGCCCCACTACTAGAGGAAAAAAGTGGAGCCCCACCTACCCCAG GCCGCACCTCCCCAGCGGTGATGCAGCCACCACCAGGCATGCCACTGCCCTCTGCTGACATTGCTCCTCCACCTTATGAGCCACCTGGTCATCCAATGCCTCAGCCTGGCTTTGTGCCCCCTCACATGAATGCAGATGGCACCTACATGCCTGCAG GTTTCTACCCTCCTCCAGGCCCTCACCCACCTATGGGCTATTATCCACCAGGACCCTACCCACCAGGGCCCTATCCTGGCCCTGGGGGCCACACGGCCACAGTCTTGGTCCCATCAGGGGCAGCCACCACGGTGACAGTACTACAGGGAGAGATCTTTGAAGGTGCACCTGTGCAGACAGTGTGCCCCCACTGCCAGCAGGCAATCACCACCAAGATTTCCTACGAGATTGGCCTGATGAACTTTGTGCTGGGTTTCTTCTGCTGCTTCATGGG GTGTGACCTGGGCTGCTGCTTGATCCCCTGTCTCATCAATGACTTCAAGGATGTGACGCACACGTGTCCCAGCTGCAAAGCCTACATCTACACATACAAGCGCTTATGCTAA